A single window of Syntrophus aciditrophicus SB DNA harbors:
- the jag gene encoding RNA-binding cell elongation regulator Jag/EloR, with protein sequence MDAIEIEAKNIDEAIGKACQEFNVPREKLNIEIISEGSTGFLGLGSKKAKIKASILSLGIDLESAFDLPKEEKKEVELSQPLTIKKEIPVAEPSPTRPAISDKLEEPSAVPLAQRAKTILEGILTRMHLDFPISIEETSDTILLTINGDGGGLLIGKRGQNLDAIQYIVNKAAMKTPDERKVIIIDTESYRKRRAESLNALARELAEKVKKTRKPVTVGHMNAHDRRIIHLALQNDDAIVTRSRGEGEYRKIVILPARIATRESRS encoded by the coding sequence ATGGATGCCATAGAAATTGAAGCCAAAAACATAGATGAAGCGATAGGAAAGGCCTGTCAGGAATTCAACGTACCCAGAGAAAAACTGAATATCGAAATCATATCGGAAGGTTCAACAGGTTTTCTGGGCCTGGGATCAAAAAAAGCAAAGATCAAAGCCAGTATTTTATCTCTGGGCATTGACCTGGAGAGTGCCTTTGACCTTCCCAAAGAAGAGAAAAAAGAGGTCGAACTATCCCAGCCACTGACAATCAAAAAAGAAATCCCGGTCGCCGAACCGTCCCCGACACGTCCGGCAATCTCCGATAAACTGGAAGAACCTTCGGCTGTACCTCTCGCCCAGCGGGCGAAAACCATTCTCGAGGGCATTCTGACTCGCATGCATCTTGATTTCCCTATCAGCATAGAAGAAACCTCCGATACAATTCTTCTTACAATAAACGGCGATGGCGGAGGCCTGCTCATCGGCAAACGGGGCCAGAACCTGGACGCAATCCAGTATATCGTAAACAAGGCCGCCATGAAGACACCCGATGAACGGAAAGTAATTATCATTGACACGGAATCCTATCGAAAGCGACGGGCGGAGTCCTTGAACGCTCTGGCCAGGGAGCTTGCCGAAAAGGTCAAGAAAACAAGGAAACCGGTCACGGTTGGTCACATGAACGCTCACGACCGCCGGATTATCCATCTTGCGCTCCAGAATGATGACGCAATTGTCACCAGAAGCCGGGGTGAGGGTGAATACCGCAAGATTGTCATTCTACCGGCACGAATCGCGACCAGAGAATCCCGGTCGTAA